One region of Salvia miltiorrhiza cultivar Shanhuang (shh) chromosome 3, IMPLAD_Smil_shh, whole genome shotgun sequence genomic DNA includes:
- the LOC131019005 gene encoding formin-like protein 5, with product MTLIPLPPPTYHPATQRRAGASPPSPSRASTRLTAPPCAAVPPRASKLRAPTAQKHSRPPPATARPRASKLRAPTTQKHAVPLPRAVPSKICAKIRRPEAPTGPVHRAVPLSAAPSPSSIRALRPALTLIDHLVDDFVENFREEELEQVIFSALNDEDAKTEENDAIREIIMQLYSTDEIPIRHLSSRMPKLTSTEPILPSVMKPSELDLKEVGFGCHFEDSGEFGVKSDTLRSVVESTEILEIDVGFDLVKISPIVSLSIPPPPKPTPAISTRISHPETPPPPRPPPEPPPQPHTSSLHLQPAPTAALQFHNPTPLCSSHHIFSSASGNHHRQPPLPPSISTRISPPETPPPPRPPPEPPPSALCRHLHKAACTVMSFPCV from the exons ATGACTCTCATCCCACTCCCTCCTCCGACCTACCATCCAGCGACCCAGAGGCGCGCCGGCGCCAGCCCACCGTCGCCCTCCCGCGCCTCCACTCGGCTGACGGCTCCCCCCTGTGCGGCTGTCCCTCCGCGCGCCTCGAAGCTCCGAGCTCCGACAGCGCAGAAACACTCCAGGCCTCCACCGGCCaccgcgcggccgcgcgcctccAAGCTCCGAGCTCCGACAACACAGAAACACGCCGTGCCGCTCCCCCGCGCAGTTCCCAGCAAGATCTGCGCCAAGATCCGCCGCCCTGAGGCCCCTACCGGCCCCGTCCACCGGGCCGTGCCACTCTCCGCCGCGCCGAGCCCCTCCTCGATCCGCGCACTGCGCCCAG ccctaactTTGATTGATCATTTGGTTGAtgattttgttgagaatttcaggGAAGAGGAGCTCGAGCAAGTTATTTTCAGTGCGCTAAATGACGAGGATGCCAAAACAGAGGAGAATGACGCTATTCGAGAGATTATCATGCAGCTGTACTCCACGGACGAAATTCCAATTCGGCACCTATCGAGCAGGATGCCCAAATTGACCAGCACAGAACCGATTTTGCCATCTGTTATGAAGCCATCGGAGCTAGACTTGAAAGAGGTAGGGTTTGGGTGTCATTTTGAAGATTCTGGAGAATTTGGGGTCAAATCGGACACTTTGCGAAGTGTGGTGGAGTCAACTGAAATTCTGGAAATTGATGTAGGATTTGACCTAGTCAAAATTTCCCCCATCGTTTCTCTCTCAATTCCACCTCCTCCAAAACCCACTCCAGCCATCTCCACTCGCATCTCTCATCCTGAAACACCGCCGCCACCGCGACCCCCTCCAGAACCGCCGCCGCAGCCACACACCTCCAGCCTCCATCTCCAACCTGCACCCACTGCTGCTCTCCAATTCCACAATCCAACACCTCTCTGTTCCAGCCATCATATCTTTTCGTCTGCATCTGGAAATCACCACCGCCAGCCTCCACTACCGCCCTCCATCTCCACTCGCATCTCTCCTCCTGAAACACCGCCGCCACCGCGACCCCCTCCAGAACCGCCGCCCTCCGCTCTCTGCCGGCATCTCCACAAGGCAGCGTGCACGGTGATGTCTTTCCCTTgtgtttga
- the LOC131019006 gene encoding rRNA biogenesis protein RRP5-like, with protein sequence MERANQPPPPRRTANHHHRDAQRQRRTPPELGFCRISVGLCGGDGSSSDERRRRWRGRFISRQISPRFLWFCSSTNLNFVFDFQITEIKPLELRVKFGSGFNGRIHITEATDDNSADSPFSNYRVGQSLTARIVSKGNKTASSRGYNGWELSIKPSLLKGYTETSKSLSSEDINYSYGQCVSGFVYKIDPEWAWLTVSREFMAQLYILDSSCEPCELADFQKRFYVGKAISGFSSFSSLEIEGGGGHPSSPAATENREEGEEEDPV encoded by the exons ATGGAGCGGGCGAAccagccaccaccaccgcgacgcacagcgaaccaccaccaccgcgacgcACAGCGGCAGCGCCGCACA CCACCAGAGCTAGGGTTTTGTCGAATCTCTGTGGGGCTGTGCGGTGGTGATGGTAGTAGCAGTGATGAGAGGCGGCGACGGTGGAGAGGACGATTCATCTCTCGACAGATCTCCCCCAGATTTCTTTGGTTTTGTTCTTCAACTAACTTGAATTTCGTCTTTGATTTTCAGATTACTGAAATAAAGCCTCTTGAACTTCGAGTAAAATTTGGTTCTGGTTTCAACGGAAGAATACATATAACTGAG GCAACTGATGATAATTCTGCTGATAGTCCCTTTAGTAACTATAGAGTTGGGCAGTCACTGACTGCAAGGATTGTTTCAAAGGGTAATAAGACAGCGAGTAGTAGGGGATATAATGGATGGGAATTATCAATCAAGCCATCCTTGCTTAAAG GATATACTGAAACAAGTAAATCATTATCTTCAGAAGACATCAACTATTCTTATGGACAGTGTGTTTCTGGTTTTGTGTATAAGATCGACCCTGAGTGGGCCTGGCTGACTGTTTCTCGAGAGTTTATGGCTCAGCTGTATATTCTTGACTCCTCGTGCGAACCTTGTGAACTTGCGGATTTCCAGAAGAGATTTTATGTGGGCAAAGCTATTTCAGGATTTTCTAGTTTCTCTTCCCTAGAAattgaaggcggcggcggccaccCTTCATCTCCAGCGGCGACGGAAAATAGAGAAGAAGGAGAGGAAGAAGATCCCGTGTGA
- the LOC131014464 gene encoding ADP,ATP carrier protein-like isoform X2, whose translation MYELHDYPITKHVTAFERKAALAYPSLVKSGVFVQAPAEKGFLGLSFLTGMAICKTAIAPIERVKLLMQNEGAMIKTEPYKGIRNCFWRTVMDEGFGSLWRGSTANVIRYVPYQAMNFAIHDVLKHRLNVEGSGYWWWSAGNLAAGFYAGGLSHLIVYPVEYARTRLALDVNKGGERQFKGVVDVWKKTLASHGNVGLKHGFMASLIGASGYRSFYFGMYDSLKPVVLTGTMQDSFYGSFALAWAAATVAGFITYPVDTIGRRIMMKSGEYNSIYLNAFKDPRSLFKGGGANILRAAAGAAVLAAYDKLKPFGHYGAVHTNFDECKDSDGELEAASNPVFNPEVI comes from the exons ATGTATGAGCTGCATGACTATCCCATCACAAAACATGTCACAGCATTTGAAAGGAAGGCTGCATTGGCATATCCATCCTTGGTGAAGTCTGGTGTTTTTGTGCAAGCCCCTGCAGAGAAAGGATTTCTGGGCTTGTCTTTTCTCACGGGTATGGCAATCTGTAAAACCGCTATTGCTCCAATTGAACGTGTGAAACTTTTGATGCAAAACGAGGGTGCAATGATAAAGACTGAGCCGTACAAAGGCATCCGTAACTGTTTCTGGAGAACAGTAATGGATGAAGGATTTGGCTCTTTGTGGAGAGGGAGCACTGCTAATGTGATCCGTTACGTACCATACCAG GCCATGAATTTTGCAATTCATGATGTGCTCAAGCATCGACTCAACGTAGAAGGATCTGGGTACTGGTGGTGGTCAGCTGGGAATCTTGCAGCAGGGTTTTACGCGGGTGGTTTGTCTCACTTAATTGTTTACCCAGTGGAGTATGCTCGTACTAGATTGGCACTGGATGTGAACAAGGGAGGAGAGAGGCAGTTCAAGGGCGTTGTCGATGTGTGGAAGAAGACTTTGGCATCTCATGGCAATGTTGGACTGAAACATGGATTTATGGCATCGTTGATAGGCGCCTCTGGTTACCGCAGTTTCTACTTTGGAATGTACGATTCCTTGAAGCCGGTTGTTCTCACAGGCACGATGCAG GATAGTTTCTATGGCAGCTTTGCCCTGGCCTGGGCAGCGGCAACTGTTGCTGGTTTTATAACGTATCCAGTGGATACTATTGGGAGACGTATAATGATGAAATCTGGTGAATACAATAGCATTTACTTGAATGCCTTCAAGGATCCTAGGTCTTTATTCAAGGGCGGTGGAGCAAACATTCTGAGGGCCGCTGCCGGTGCTGCTGTGCTTGCTGCCTATGATAAATTGAAGCCATTCGGTCATTATGGTGCTGTGCATACAAATTTTGATGAATGTAAGGACTCTGATGGTGAGTTGGAGGCAGCGAGTAATCCCGTCTTCAATCCTGAGGTTATATGA
- the LOC131014464 gene encoding ADP,ATP carrier protein 1, mitochondrial-like isoform X1, which translates to MYELHDYPITKHVTAFERKAALAYPSLVKSGVFVQAPAEKGFLGLSFLTGMAICKTAIAPIERVKLLMQNEGAMIKTEPYKGIRNCFWRTVMDEGFGSLWRGSTANVIRYVPYQAMNFAIHDVLKHRLNVEGSGYWWWSAGNLAAGFYAGGLSHLIVYPVEYARTRLALDVNKGGERQFKGVVDVWKKTLASHGNVGLKHGFMASLIGASGYRSFYFGMYDSLKPVVLTGTMQVVCVFQDSFYGSFALAWAAATVAGFITYPVDTIGRRIMMKSGEYNSIYLNAFKDPRSLFKGGGANILRAAAGAAVLAAYDKLKPFGHYGAVHTNFDECKDSDGELEAASNPVFNPEVI; encoded by the exons ATGTATGAGCTGCATGACTATCCCATCACAAAACATGTCACAGCATTTGAAAGGAAGGCTGCATTGGCATATCCATCCTTGGTGAAGTCTGGTGTTTTTGTGCAAGCCCCTGCAGAGAAAGGATTTCTGGGCTTGTCTTTTCTCACGGGTATGGCAATCTGTAAAACCGCTATTGCTCCAATTGAACGTGTGAAACTTTTGATGCAAAACGAGGGTGCAATGATAAAGACTGAGCCGTACAAAGGCATCCGTAACTGTTTCTGGAGAACAGTAATGGATGAAGGATTTGGCTCTTTGTGGAGAGGGAGCACTGCTAATGTGATCCGTTACGTACCATACCAG GCCATGAATTTTGCAATTCATGATGTGCTCAAGCATCGACTCAACGTAGAAGGATCTGGGTACTGGTGGTGGTCAGCTGGGAATCTTGCAGCAGGGTTTTACGCGGGTGGTTTGTCTCACTTAATTGTTTACCCAGTGGAGTATGCTCGTACTAGATTGGCACTGGATGTGAACAAGGGAGGAGAGAGGCAGTTCAAGGGCGTTGTCGATGTGTGGAAGAAGACTTTGGCATCTCATGGCAATGTTGGACTGAAACATGGATTTATGGCATCGTTGATAGGCGCCTCTGGTTACCGCAGTTTCTACTTTGGAATGTACGATTCCTTGAAGCCGGTTGTTCTCACAGGCACGATGCAG GTGGTATGTGTGTTTCAGGATAGTTTCTATGGCAGCTTTGCCCTGGCCTGGGCAGCGGCAACTGTTGCTGGTTTTATAACGTATCCAGTGGATACTATTGGGAGACGTATAATGATGAAATCTGGTGAATACAATAGCATTTACTTGAATGCCTTCAAGGATCCTAGGTCTTTATTCAAGGGCGGTGGAGCAAACATTCTGAGGGCCGCTGCCGGTGCTGCTGTGCTTGCTGCCTATGATAAATTGAAGCCATTCGGTCATTATGGTGCTGTGCATACAAATTTTGATGAATGTAAGGACTCTGATGGTGAGTTGGAGGCAGCGAGTAATCCCGTCTTCAATCCTGAGGTTATATGA
- the LOC131014466 gene encoding CDGSH iron-sulfur domain-containing protein NEET — MASLFSSTYASLSYGGPAPSTAASKPRRRMVAVRADAINPDIRKTEEKVVDSVLLTEIAKPVTAYCRCWRSGTFPLCDGSHMKHNKASGDNVGPLLLKKQ, encoded by the exons ATGGCGTCTCTCTTCTCTAGCACTTATGCCAGCCTTTCTTACGGCGGACCGGCACCATCTACCGCCGCCTCGAAGCCACGGCGGCGGATGGTGGCGGTAAGGGCGGACGCGATCAACCCGGACATCCGTAAGACGGAGGAGAAAGTGGTGGATTCGGTGCTTCTCACCGAAATCGCCAAGCCTGTCACTGCTTACTGCAG GTGTTGGAGGTCTGGGACGTTTCCTTTGTGTGATGGGAGTCATATGAAGCACAACAAGGCCAGCGGAGATAATGTCGGGCCGTTGCTCTTGAAGAAGCAGTGA